Part of the Vespa crabro chromosome 15, iyVesCrab1.2, whole genome shotgun sequence genome is shown below.
CCATTGTCCATCTGCAACATTTATTAGATTATGCCAATATCTTTCGCTAAATTCTATTGAAATTCATTttgtaatatgtataaaaaaaaaaaaaaaaaaaaaaaaaaagaaatgaaagaaacaaaaacagcTTCGGGTCACCTAATGAAAGTTTTTTTCACAAGCTTACAATTTTGATtacaataaattctttttataacttttatatatatattctgacATTCATCGAAATGGTATCTTAAAAGTACGTGATCGTAACAACTTGGCACAATGACTGGGCAGCGAAGAAGGAACGCATATCCGTACAATTTGATGTCAATGAAATCATAATTCTTTTCCTAAGTTAATCATCTATAACGAAACGATTGGAAACGTATcgtgaataaagaaagaggaaaaaaaagaaaaaaaaagaagaaaaagaaaaaaaacagaaaaacatacaaaaaaaaagtaaaaagaaaataagaaagaaaaagaggagggagGATCTTCGATTTAGTCTCGTTCCAATAATTACATAGCTGTATCTTTaagaatggaagaaaagaagaaaaaaaacgtgcCCTACGGATAGTtgattaatatcaatgaaattctcGTGCGTACAAaattttggatttttttttccctttttttttacgaataaattatACCGTACTTCGACgcatatttatgttataaagagaaagagagatagagagagagagagagactaggGTTCGTTACGATCGTTGCTTCGAGTTCCCGTTGAAAATGACGAAGAAACTGATCGCAACTTGGTTGTTGGTTCTGCGTTAAGCGGACTCTTTCACCTGCCGCGTAACCTCGACACGGCCGAAGAGATATCGAGTGAcaagatatatacacacagacacacacacacacacacacacgttaaAAAGACGCTACGACCATcgccacctcctcctcctcctcctcctcttcctccttcttctcctattCCTCGGGTTTCTCTCTTCCACCATGTTGTGTAACATCCCGAGTAAAACGTTATCCTCAAATTTCTCCGTTCTCGCCCTTTGAGAAACCGACCTTAATTCTCtgctttccttcttcctctcaaTGAGTTTCCtgctattctctctctctctctctctctctctctctctctctctctcacacacacacacactctctccctctttctactTGTCTAGGAACGTGATCTTACGCACGTTCGTGATAACGTTAGCGTTCCCTCGGATATGTAAACAAAAAGGAGGACACTCCATCAACCTTTTTACGCttgaatctctttctttttttgtttcagagagaaagagaaagagggaggggaggggaggagggaaaaagagaggaagagaaaaatgggATTAAAATACGTTTACGAGtcgataaagtaaaaaaaaaaaagaaaaaagtgaggaagagagaagaaagatctcTCATTGAATTGGACAAAGTAAGAGAAGGGTGGTAGGCTTCGACAACGTGAGAAATTTAGTAAAACAGGTGGCAACAGCATGCAGGTggtaaagagaggaagaagagctggatacgtacgtacatacatacgtacgtacgtgtatcAAAGAACGTATACGTTCGATTAATTCTAAAAGAGACATGCAAGTTTGCAGAGACAAACGGATGGCCTCTATTTAATATGAACaagaaggagagatagaaaagcaggatagagagagagagagagagaggagagacaCGTAACaatgcaaaagagaaagaaaatgagagaagaaaatgtaaagcAAGCAGAAGATGATGTATATAGTCAGAACTCACCTTAGGCCTGTAAAACCACTTTCTTATGGACTCCATCGCGCATCGAAATCGCGACAATGTCTGCCGTTATCACGGAcgaatcgtcgtcgtcttcttcgtcgtcgtcgtcgtcgtcgtcgtcgtcgtcgtcgtcgtcgtcgttgcgtATCCTGATTTCAAGTCAATCTTCACAGCGCGCATAgccaaatttttctcttttcagcTGGCACGAAGGTCGCTGTTACTGCTACCACTGCTGCTAATGATGCTGATGCTgccgttgctgttgctgctgctattGACTGCTACGAGTTAGATACGACGAACAGATGCAGAAATATGAGGAGCCTTCCTTTCGCGTTACTTCGAACGGCCGAACAACCATCGAACGatctttcactcactcactctctttctttctttctttcttcctttctcgctctctctctctctctctctctctctctctctcacctcctcctcttcgcCTTGCGCACGAGAACACTCACATATCCGAAAAGAGTAATCGCACGTCCATGAGACCGATGATGACTGACCGCGGAAACACGAAACGCAACTACGCAACTGGTTTGCTGCGCATGCGCCGACGATCGCGCCATCTTTGCCACCATCAGCGACATCTCGTAGCGTTTTCAAATGACGCGGGCTatttgaataaagaaaaaaatcacgaAGCAAGATAACTTATactcataatttttataaattactttcaagggcgatagaaataattataataactaatgGGTATAATACTTAATGGTTTATTGTGTCctaacaatattaactctTGAACAAAAGTTCGATATttaaacttttaaaaattatactaaaattaaattgagcaattattgtaattttatttataacataattCTCATTGTGCGAGTAAAGCAAAAATAATCTTGCATTATTGgcgaaataaatcataatattcaaataaataaagcaactctaacaatttaattttctactttcaaaaattattttctgatATCAAAGCTCGTAAAGGATGGTTGCAtaatctctttttcattcttaaatATTGCTTTCTCGATTGCTGATTGGGGACTTCCTGTACATTGCAACCAACGCTTCCTgaaagatattgaaaatatgttaataaatatgacATGCAATGAAATGCCATGAATATGATCCCCAAGTACATTTCTTCCACTTTTGATTGTTCACCCTCCAGTTGTCCAACTACAGTTCCTCTATCCGTATTCATACACCAGCCTTTTA
Proteins encoded:
- the LOC124429554 gene encoding acylphosphatase-1-like encodes the protein MISRQFLTSITMSKILSLDFEVFGTVQGVFFRKYTQKKSQELGLKGWCMNTDRGTVVGQLEGEQSKVEEMKRWLQCTGSPQSAIEKAIFKNEKEIMQPSFTSFDIRK